GCCGGCCGTACACCTGGAGGGGGACCGGGTGGCGGTGGCCGCGGCGGACCGGAAGGGCCTGCTCGCGGCGGTCGCCGGATGCCTGGCCCTGCACCGGCTGGAGGTGCTGGCCGCCGACGCCAGCATGGTCGAGGACCGGGCCCTGGTCGAGTTCCTGGTCCAACCCCGTTACGGCACCCCGCCCGACCCGATCGCGCTCGCCGCCGACCTGCGTCGGGCGGTCACCGGCGACATCTCGGTGACCCAGCGGCTGCGCGGCCGGGCCCTCGCCGCCCGGGGTAGTGGCGCCGCCCCCCGGGTGGTCTGGCACCGCGAGGCGGCCACCGACGCGGTCGTACTGGAACTCCGCGCCGCCGACGCCGGTGGCCTCCTTTACCGCGTCACCAGTGCACTCGACGAGGCCGGCGCCCAGGTCCGGGCGGCCCGGATCTCCACCCTCGGCGGTGACGTCGTCGACGCGTTCTACCTGGTCGGCGCCTGGCCCGACGAGTCCGAGCGGAACCGGGTCGAGGCCACCGTCCTCGCCGCCGCCGCCGGCTGAGGGTGAAAGGAAGGGCCCCTTGTTATCATTTTCTGTAGAAGAAGGGCCCCTTCCTAACACCCGGGCACTACGTCAGCGGGCGTAGCGGCGACGCCGCTCGCGGGGGGATTGCGGCGGGGCCCGCGCCGGGGATCGTCGTGGGCATGACGAGACCACTGCGCGAGGTGCCGGGTCCGCCGGGCGGCGGGCCGGCGCACCCGGTCGAGACCCGCGGCCTGACCAAGCGGTACGGCGAACTCACCGCCGTCGACGCGATCGACCTGACGGTACGGGCCGGCGAGGTGTACGGCTTCCTCGGCCCGAACGGCGCCGGCAAGACCAGTACCCTGCGGATGCTGCTCGGCCTCGTCCGGCCCACCGCCGGCACGGTCCGGCTGTTCGGCCGCCCGCCCGACGCCCCGGGGCGCCCCCCGGTCGGTGCCCTGATCGAGGGTCCCGCCTTCTACCCGTACCTGTCGGGCGAGCAGAACCTGCGGGTGCTGGCCCGGTACGCCGGCAGCCCGCCGGACCGGATCCGGACCGTGCTGGAACTGGTCGACCTGACCGGCCGGGCCGGCGACCGGTACGCGACGTACTCGCTCGGAATGAAGCAGCGGCTCGGGGTGGCGGCGGCGCTGCTTCCCGACCCCCGACTGTTGATCCTCGACGAGCCGACGAACGGGCTCGACCCGGCCGGGATGGCCGACATGCGTACGTTGATCCGCCGGCTGGGCGCCGCCGGCCGTACGGTGCTGCTCTCCAGCCACCTGCTCGGCGAGGTGCAGCAGATCTGCGACCGGGTCGGCGTCGTCGCCCGGGGGCGGCTGGTGGCCGAAAGCACCGTCGCCGAGCTGCGTGGTGCGGCGAGCCTGCGGGTGCTGGCGGATCCGCTGGACGCCGCCGCCGAGCGGGCCCGGGCGCTGTTGGGGCCGGACCGGGTACGGGTCGTCGACGGCGGACTGGACCTCGCGGTCGACCCGGACCGGGCCGCCTGGATCAACGCGGAGCTGGTCGGCGCCGGGGTGGCGGTCCGGGAGCTGCGCCCCCGGGAACGGGACCTGGAACAGGTGTTCTTCGAACTCACCGGCGGCGGGGACTCCGCCGTACCGAACGGACGTGTGGAGGCGGACGATGTCGTTCCGACAGTTGGCTGAACGGGCCGCCCCGGCGGGACTGGACCCGGATCCGGGCGCGTCGGCGTACCGCCGGCCCGGCGGCCTGCCCGAGGTGCTGGCCGCGGAGCTCTACAAGCTGGTCCGCCGGCCGGCGAACTGGCTGCTGCTGACGGTCGCGCTGGTACTCAGCCTGACCTTCACCTACCTGGTGCCGTACGCCGGCTATGTCGAGGGCACCGGCACCGCTGGCGACGGCCCCGGTGCCGGTCAGGTGGGCGTCGAAGGGGGCGGGCTGAGCGGGCTGCTTCCGGCCGAACTGGTCGGCAACTCGATCGGTGGCCTGCCGATCTTCCTCGGCGCCATCATGCTGATCCTCGGCGTGCTGACCGTCGGCGGCGAGTACGGCTGGGGCACCTGGAAGACCCTGTTCACCCAGGGCCCGTCCCGGCTGGTCGGGTACGCCGGCAAGCTGGTCGCCCTGGCCGCCGCGACCCTGGTCGCCGTGCTGGCGGTCTTCGCCACCGCCGCGGTCGCCAGTGCCGTGATCGCCGGGGTCGAGGGGCAGCCGATGCACTGGCCTCCGCTGGCCGAGCTGACCGTGGGGGTGGGGGCCGGCTGGCTGATCGCCACGATGTGGGCCTGCTTCGGGGCGCTGCTGGCCGTACTGCTGCGCGGGGTGGCGCTGCCGGTCGGGCTGGGTCTGGTGTGGCTGCTGGCCGTACAGAACCTGCTGGCCAGTCTCGCCGCGCCACTGCTCGACTGGGTGGCCGAACTACAGAAGGGGCTGCCCGGACCGAACGCCGGGTCCCTGGTGGCCGCGTTGGGAGCCGGCGCGGACACCCCCGGCGTCGAGCAGGTCGTCGGTGGCGGGCAGGCGGCATTGACCCTCGCCGGTTATCTGGTCGGCTTCGCGCTGGTGGCCGGTGCCGTACTGCACCGCCGTGACATCCTCTGAACCGGTGGCGGACACCGACCCGGTGGGCCGCTTCCGGGGCGGACGCCGGTCCGGTGGCGGGCCGCTTCCGGCGCGGATGCCGATGCGCTGGCGGGCGGGTGCTGATGCGCTGGCGGATGCTACTGCGGTGGCGGGTGCTGATGCGGTGGCCGACGCCGAGCCGAGGGGAGGCCGCGTGATGGCGGTGCCGGGGCGGGGCTGGCCGGCGATGCTGGCCGATGCCGCGCTGGCGGTCGGGCTGTTCGCGTTGACCGTGCCGGTGACCACCGTAATCGGGGAACACCAACCCGGGGTGGTTCCGGCGGACGGTTGGTGCTACGCCCTGATCGCGCTCTCCACGCTGGCGTTGGCGGTACGCCGCCGCTGGCCGCTGGCCACCCTCGCGGTGTGCACCGTGGCCACCTCGGCGTACCTGGTGGGCGGCTATCCGTACGGGCCGATGCTGCTGAGCTATCTGATCGCCGTGTACACCGTGGCGGCGTACCTGCCGATCCGGCGCGCGGCGGTCGGCGGGGCGGTGTCGCTGGTCGCCATGCTGGCGCACACCGTCGTGTCGATCCGTACCTCTCCCGTGGGGTTGGCCGGGGTGCTACCCGGGTCGGCCTGGGTCGTCGTACCCTTCGCGGTGGGTGCCACGGTCCGGTCCAACCGGGAGGCCGCCGCCCGTACCCGGATCGAACAGACCCGCCGGCTGGCCGACGAGGAACGGCTCCGGGTCGCCCAGGAGGTGCATGACGTGGTCGGGCACGGGCTCGCCGCGATCAACATGCAGGCGGAGATCGCTCTGCACCTGCTGCCGACCCGACCGGAGCAGGCGGAGACGGCGTTGACCGCGATCAGCCGGACCAGTCGGGAGGCGCTCGACGAGTTGCGGGTGACCCTGTCGGTGGTCCGCCGGGACGCCGGCACCGACCGGGCCCCGGCACCCGGCCTCGACCAGGTCGCCGCGCTGACCGAGCGGCTGCACGGCACTGGTCTACCGGTCACGCTGACGGTCACCGGCGACCGCCGGACGCTGCCGGTGGCGGTCGACCTGGCCGCGTACCGGGTGGTGCAGGAGGCGCTGACCAACGTACTGCGGCACGCCGGCGCCGCCACCGCGACCGTCCGGATAAGTTACCTGCCCGCCGAGGTGACGATCGAGGTCACCGACACCGGGCGTGGTGGGCCGGGGGTCGCGGGTCCGGGGGCGGGTCACGGGCTGACCGGGATGCGGGAACGGGTCGACTCCCTCGGCGGCGTACTGGAGGCCGGCCCGCGTTCGGGCGGCGGGTTCCGGGTCCTCGTCAGGCTGCCCGCGGAGGCCCGGGGATGACCGGGGGCGGAACGGGAGCGCCGCCGACGATCGGGGTGCTGATCGCGGACGACCAGGATCTGGTCCGGCTCGGCCTGCGCACCCTGCTGGAGAGCGAGCCGGACCTGCGGGTGGTGGGGGAGGCGGCGGACGGCCTGGGCGCGGTCGAACTGGCCCGGCGCGAGCGCCCCGACGTGGTGCTGATGGACGTCCGGATGCCGGGGATCGACGGTATCGAGGCGACCCGGAGGATCGTCGCCGATCCGGAACTGACCGGCACCCGGGTCGTCGTGCTGACCACCTTCGAGATCGACGTGTACGTCTTCGACGCGCTGCGCCACGGTGCCAGCGGCTTCCTGATCAAGGACACCCGGCCGGTCGAGTTGCTCCGGGCGATCCGGTTGGTGGCCGGGGGCGAGGCGCTGCTGTCCCCGTCGGTGACCCGGCGGGTGGTCCGGGAGTTCGCCACCCGGCCGTCCCGGGTGCTCCGGCCGCATCCGCAGTTGGACACCCTGACCGAGCGGGAGCGGCAGATCGTCGGCCTGGTCGGCGAGGGCCTCAGCAATGCCGAGATCGCCGCGCAGCTGCTGGTCAGCCCGGCCACCGCCCGTACCCACGTCAGCCGTGCCATGATCAAGCTGGCTGCCCGGGACCGCGCCCAGTTGGTCGTCTTCGCCTACCAGTCCGGGCTGGTCGAGCTCTGAGCCGACCGGTGGGCCGACGGGGTACGGCAGCGGTACGGCCGTCTCGACTTGGTCCCGGGCTCGGCGGCGCGGAAGCGCCGGATGGAGCGGGCGGCTACCCTTGCCATGGCCGGGCACCCGTGGTTCGGCCACGTCATGCTCGGGTGAATACGACAAACGGGATGCTGCGCCGTGTTTGATACTTTGAGTGACCGCCTTTCCGGGATCTTCACGAAGCTGCGTGGCAAGGGCCGGCTCACCGACGCCGACATCGACGCCACCGCCCGGGAGATCCGGCTGGCGCTGCTGGAGGCCGATGTCGCCCTGCCCGTGGTCAAGGGTTTCATCGCCAGCATCAAGGAGCGGGCGCGTGGCGCCGAGGTGTCGCAGGCGCTGAACCCGGCCCAGCAGGTCATCAAGATCGTTCACGAGGAACTCGTCGGCGTGCTCGGCGGCGAGAGTCGCCGGTTGCAGTTCGCCAAGCAGCCGCCCACCGTGATCATGCTCGCCGGCCTCCAGGGCTCCGGTAAGACGACCCTGGCCGGCAAGCTGGCCGGTTGGCTCAAGGGGCAGGGTCACCAGCCCCTCCTGGTCGCCGCCGACCTCCAGCGTCCGAACGCGGTCGGTCAGTTGCAGGTGCTCGGTGGCCGCGCCGGGGTGGAGGTCTACGCGCCGGAGCCCGGCAACGGCGTCGGTGACCCGGTCCAGGTCGCCAGGGGGTCGCTCGAGCACGCCCGCCGCGCCGCCCGGGACATCGTCATCGTCGACACCGCCGGCCGGCTCGGCATCGACGCCGAGATGATGGCGCAGGCCGCCGCCATCCGGGACGCGGTCAACCCCGACGAGGTCATCTTCGTCATCGACGCGATGGTCGGCCAGGACGCCGTACGGACCGCCGAGGCGTTCCGGGACGGTGTCGGCATCACCGGCGTGGTGCTGTCCAAGCTCGACGGCGACGCCCGGGGTGGTGCCGCGCTCTCGGTACGCCAGGTCACCGGCCAGCCGATCCTCTTCGCGTCCACCGGTGAGAAGCTGACGGACTTCGACGTCTTCCATCCGGACCGGATGGCCAGCCGGATCCTCGGCATGGGCGACATGTTGACCCTGATCGAGCAGGCGGAGCAGGCCTTCGACGCCGATCAGAAAGAGAAGATGACCGCCAAGCTCATGGGCGGCGAGCAGTTCACCCTGGAGGACTTCCTCGACCAGTTGATCGCGGTCCGCCGGATGGGCCCGATCGCCAACGTGCTGGCGATGATGCCCGGGATGGGGCAGATGAAGGACCAGTTGGCCGAGGTCGACGACAGTCACTTCGACAAGGTCACCGCGATCATCCGTTCGATGACGCCGGGGGAGCGGACCAACCCGAAGATCATCAACGGCTCCCGGCGCGCCCGGATCGCCACCGGCTCCGGGGTGACCGTGATGGACGTCAACCAGCTGCTCAACCGCTTCACCGAGGCGCAGAAGATGATGAAGCAGATGGGCGGCATGATGGGTCTGCCGGGCGGCCGGCGGAAGGCGACCAAGTCGCCGAAGAACAAGCGCAAGGGGACCAAGGGCGGCGGTCGGCCCCGGGTCGGCGGCGGCCCGGCCGGCGGTTTTCCGGCCGGCATGCCGCAGCTTCCGCCGGGGATGGACCCGTCGGCGCTGCCGGGTGGGCAGGGCCTGCCGCCGGGGTTCAAGCTGCCGAAGCTCGACTTCAACAAGCTCACCAAGCGTCCGAACGAGAAGTGACCGGAGCGGGCGCGGCCGTCGGTCGACAGGGACAGCGAGCGATAGCCTGAACGCGTGCAACGAGCCCCGGCCCGACGTGGTGGCGCTGCGGCCCGATCACGTCACACGCAGCCCGGTCCCGGTCGAGGACGCGATCCTCGCGGTCGAGGTGATCTCGCCCGACTCCACGTTCCGCGACATGTACGACAAGGCCCGGGTCTACGCCCACGCGGGCGTGCCGACGTACTGGGTCGTCGATCCGCTGCACGAGCGGATGACGCTCACCGAGATGGTCCTCGGACCCACCGGGGAGTACGAACCGGCCGCGCACACCGATGACGTCTTCAGCACCGAGCGGCCCTGGAAGGTGACGGTCGACCTGCCGGCGCTCACCGCGCGCTGGGCCGGCCTGCGCGGACGCGCCGACAGGTAGGGCGCGGCGCCGCTCGAAAACCGTGGGGCACGGGAGGGCGCGTCGACCGTGGGGCACGGCGCGCGGGTGAATCGCGGGGCGCGGCGGGTGGCCGGGACGTGATCCGGTAGGAATGTGCGCATGGCGCTGCACGTGCGAGGGGTCGTACTCCCCGACGACGAGGTCCGTGACCTGTGGTTGGTGGGTGACCGGATCACCTTCACGCCGGTCGCCGACGCGGTCACGATCGCCGATCGGGGCTTCGTCCTGCCGGGTCTGGTCGACGCGCACTGCCATCCGGGCATCGCCCCGGGTGCGGTGCCGATCGGCTCACTCGACCAGGCCCGCGAGCTGGCGCTCATCGACCGGGACGCCGGGGTGCTGACGATCCGGGACGCCGGCTCGCCGTACCCGTATCCGGAGTTGGAGGAGGAGCCGGAGCTGCCTCGACTGGTCCGGGCCGGTCAGCACATCGCGCCGCCGAAGCGGTACCTGCGGGACATCGCGGTGGAGGTCGAGGCCGCCGACGTACCGGCCACGGTGACCGCGCAGGCCCGGGCCGGCAACGGCTGGGTGAAGCTGGTCGGGGACTGGATCGACCGGGGCCTCGGTGACCTGGCGCCGTCCTGGGATCCGGCCACCATGGCCGCCGCGGTGGAGGCCGCGCACGCGGCCGGCGTCCGGGCCGCGGTGCACACCTTCTCCGAGTCGGCGGTCGAGATCATGGTCCGGGCCGGGGTGGACTCCGTGGAGCACGGGACCGGGGTGAGCCTCGACCTCGTCGACGAGATGGCCCGACGCGGCACGGCACTGGTGCCCACGATGATCAACATCGACACCTTCGGCGGCATCGCCGAGCAGGCCCGGGGCAGGTTTCCCGGGTACGCAGAGCACATGCTCGCGCTCCGCGACGGCTTTCCGGCGGTGGTCCGGGCCGCGTACGAGGCCGGCGTGCCGATCTACGTCGGTACCGACGCGGGTGGTGGCATCGAGCACGGGCTGGCCGCCCAGGAGATGCTCCTGCTGCACGAGCGTGCCGGGATGTCCACCATGGATGTGCTCGCGGCGGCCTCCTGGCGGGCCCGGGAGTGGCTCGGCTTCCCCGGGCTGGTCGAGGGCGGTCTCGCCGATCTCGTCGTGTACGGCTCCGACCCCCGGGCCGATCTGCGGGTCGTCCAGGCGCCGGACCGCATCGTGCTGCGTGGCCGGGTGGTGCGCTGACCGGGTGCTGCGCTGACCGGGTGGTGCGCTGACCCGGGTGCTGTGCTGACCCGGGTGGTGCGCCGACCGGGTGGTGCGCTGACCGGGCAGGGTCGGTAGGTGGCCCACGGGTCAGGTGACGACCAGGAGATAGTTCGCCTCGACCCGGAACCGGCGGCCGTCGGTTCCGCCGAAGATCAGCCGGTACTTGCCCGGTGGCAGCGGGTCGAGCCGACCCCACAGGCCCCAGCAGCTCACCGGCTGCGCCGAGGGCATCCCGGTCACCGGGTTGCCGAGCGCGCCCCGGACGAGGAACGGCTCGGGCGTGCCGATGACCGCCAGCGGCAGGTCCTCGTCGTCGAGCCGGGCGTACCCGCTGGCCTGTTCCATGATCGGCATCTGGCCGGACCGGGCCCGGGGCTGCCAGATGTTGAACGCCGGGAAGAAGAGCGGCCGATCGGCGGGCAACTTGCACCGGCGCGCCACCGGGCCACCGAACGTGCCGGCGAGAAACCAGACGTCGTCCGGCTGTTTGACCGAGGCGAACTCGCCGGTCTCGTCGGCCACCGGACTCTCCCGCCGGGCCGAGTCGGCCACCCAGCGGACCCAGCGCGCGACCAGCCCTTCCGGCGACATCGGATCGTACGGCAGCGGCATCGGAGGACGGGGACGACCGCGTAGACGATCAAGGAAGGACATGCTCCGGATGCTAGTGGCCTCGCCCCGCCGCGCCGCCCCCGGCACAGGCGCCTAGGATGTGCCCTCATGGCACGCGTGCTCACTCCCCGTGCGGAGGACTTCCCCCGCTGGTACCAGGACCTGATCGCCAAGGCGCAGCTCGCCGACAACGGGCCGGTGCGGGGGACCATGGTCATCCGACCGGCCGGCTACGCCATCTGGGAGCGGATGCAGGCGGAGATGGACGGCCGGATCAAGCTGGCCGGCGCCGAGAACGCGTACTTCCCGCTGTTCATCCCGGAGAGCTATCTGCGCCGGGAGGCACAGCACGTCGAGGGCTTCTCCCCGGAGCTCGCGGTGGTCACCCACGGTGGCGGCAAGCCGCTCGCCGAGCCGATCGTGGTTCGGCCGACCAGTGAGACCGTGATCGGCGAGTTCATGGCCAAGTGGGTCGACTCGTACCGGGACCTGCCGCTGCTGCTCAACCAGTGGGCGAACGTGGTGCGCTGGGAGTTGCGGCCCCGGATCTTCCTCCGGACCAGCGAGTTCCTCTGGCAGGAGGGGCACACCGCGCACGCCGACGAGGCCGACGCTCGGGCGTACGCCCGCAAGATCCTGCACGAGGTGTACGAAGACTTCATGGTCAATGTGCTGGGCATCCCGGTGCTGGTCGGGCTGAAGACCGCCCGGGAACGGTTCGCCGGTGCCACCCATACCTACACCCTCGAAGGGATGATGGGCGACGGCAAGGCGCTCCAGATGGGTACCTCGCACGAACTGGGGCAGAACTTCGCCAAGGCGTTCGACATCACGTACACCTCGGCGGCCGGCGGGGTGGAGCACGCCTGGACCACCTCCTGGGGCAGCTCCACCCGGATGCTCGGCGGGCTGATCATGGCGCACGGCGACGACAACGGGCTGCGGGTGCCGCCCCGGCTGGCGCCGACCCAGGCGTACGTGATGGTGGTCAAGGCCGGCGACGGGGTCGCCGAGGCGGCCGCCAAGCTCTGCGACGCGCTGCGCGACGCCGGGGTACGGGTCGGCTTCGACGACCGGGTCGACACCCCGTTCGGCCGCCGGGCCGTCGACGCCGAACTGAAGGGCTATCCGGTACGCGTCGAACTCGGCCCCCGCGACCTCGCCGCCGGCAACGCGGTGCTGGTGCGCCGGACCAGTGGCGCGAAGACCCCGGTTCCGGTCGCGGACGTGGTGTCGGCGGTGCTCGCCGCGCTCGACGCCGACCAGCAGACGCTGCACGACGAGGCGCTGGCGATGCGCGAGTCGCGTACCGCGTCGGTGAAGACGTTGGACGAGGCGATCGAGGCGGCCGGCGCGGGCTGGGCGCTGGTGCCGTGGTCGGCGGTCGGTGCCGAGGGCGAGGCGAAGGCCAATGCCCAGGCCGTCACGGTGCGCTGCCTGCGCCGCGCCGACGGATCGGTGCCGGACTCGGAGGACGAGCCCGACCTGGTCGCCATCCTGGCCCGCTCGTACTGACCGGCCGGATGCGCTTCCCCCGGGGTCGGGTCGTCCTGCACCGCAACGTCCGACGCGGGCGGATCGGTTGGGTCCGCCCGGCCCGGGTGGTCAGCGACGACGCCCGTGGCCTGCTGCTCTGGATCGCCCGGGGCACCCCGGCCGCCAGTGAGGTCACCGAGGACGGTCGGGGCATGCGGGCGATGCCGTTCACCGAGTGGGTGACCTCGTCGTACCGGCTGAAGGTCGGGATCTGGAACGGACCTCCGCTGCTGAAGTTCCTGCCGGCCGGGGCCGACCACTCGGTCTGGTTCTTCCGGGACGCCGACGGACGGTTCGCCAACTGGTACGTCAACCTGGAGGAACACGGCGTCCGGTGGGACGACGGCGAGGTGGCCGGCGTCGACATGGTGGACCAGGACCTCGACGTGGTGATCTGGCCGGACCACAGCTGGGAGTGGAAGGACGAGGGAGAGTTCGCCGAGCGGCTCGCCCTGCCGGAGCACTACTGGGTCCCGGACCCGACGGCGGTACGGGCCGAGGGGGAGCGGGTGGCCAAGCTGGCCGAGGCCGGGGAGTTCCCGTTCGACGGCACCTGGTGCGACTTCGTACCCGATCCGGACTGGACCGTACCGACGCTGCCGCCCGGCTGGGACCGCCTGCCCGTGCGCTGAACCGCCCCGGCCCGAGGATCGACGCGGACCACGAGGTTGCGGGTGCCGGCCGGGCGACCCCGGGCGCCCCGCCCTCGACCGCCTCCGCCGGGCAGTCGAAAGGAGCAGGCAAGCCAGTTGCTCGGTCGCCTGTCGGCCGGCTGCTCAGTCGCCTGTCGACGCGCTCGGTCGCCTGTCGGCCGGCTGCTCAGTCGCCTGTCGACGCGCTCGGTCGCCGGTCAGCCGGTTGCTCAGTCGCCTGTCGACGCGGGGCGGGTGGACAGCGGCAGCCTCCGCCAGGCCGGGGCGTACGGGCGACAGGACGCGCGGACGACCAGCTCGGTGGGGAGCCGGATGTGCGTATCGCGGTCGACGCCGCCGATCAGGTCGATGAGCAGCCGCAACGCCTCGGCACCCATGCGTTGCAGCGGTTGCATGATCGTCGTCAGTGGCGGGTTCACCAGCGCCGACTCCGGGACGTTGTCGAAGCCGATCACGGACAGGTCGTCGGGCACCGTGATACCCATGTTCCGGGCGACGTCGATGGTGGAGATCGCGGAGAGGTCGTTTCCCGCGAAGACCGCGGTCGGCCGGTCGGCGAGCGTGAGCAGCTCCGCGGCCGTACCGGCGGCGCTTTCGATCCGGAACCCGCCGACGCGTACGAGACTCTCGTCCACCGGGACATCGGCGTCGGCCATGGCCTTGCGGAAGCCGGCCTCGCGCAGGCGTGCCGACTCGAGGTCGGGGCGTCCGCTGATGTGCCCGATCCGGCGGTGGCCGAGCGACAGCAGGTAGTTGGTGGCGAGCACGGCTCCGGCGAAGTTGTCCGAGTCGACGGTGGGCAGGCCGGACGGGCCCGTGTGGGGGTCGACGGCGACGACGTGGAAGCCCTGCTTGGTTTCGACCACGGTCGGCGTGACGATCACGGCCCCGTCGATGAGCGATCCGGACAGGCGTGCCAACGACCGTCGCTCCCAGCCGATGGCCGCGACGTCGCCGTCGCCGCCGGAGTAGGCCAGCAGTTGGTAGCCGGTGCCGGCCACCTCCCGGGACGCTCCCTTGAGCAACTCGGTCGAGAACGGCTCGAACTCGGCTACCAGGATCCCCAGCACGTTGGTCCGGTGACTGCGCAGGCTCTGTGCCCCGAGGCTGACCTCGTACCCCAGTTCCTGGATGACCTGCTGGACGCGTTCCACGGTCGCCTGCGCGACGCCGTACCTGCCATTGATCACCTTGGACACGGTCGCCAAGGAGACGCCGGCCGCACGGGCTACGTCTGACATCTTGACACGCTGCGGAAACGCCACGCCGACGATGATAGAGGTCCGGCAGAACCCCGCCGCAGGGGAGTCGAAAACGTTATCGACAACGGTTGACACTGCGTTACAGGGCTGTAAAACTCGCCCTTCAGATTGAAGTACCGCGACTGCCTAGTCGAGGAGACATTCGATGCCGATCAAGCGCCGTACGGGCGCCGTCCTCGCGCTGCTGACGACCAGCGCACTCCTTGCCGCCGGATGCGGCGGTGGTGACGGTGAGACGCCCGTTGAAGAAGAGCTGTACAAGAACCCGGTGACCCTGAGCTGGTGGCACAACGCCTCCCAGGACGGGCCCGGGAAGACCTACTGGGAGAAGGTCGCCAAGGACTTCTCCGCCCTCCACCCGACTGTCACGATCCAGATCGAGGCGATCGAGACCAACCAGCTCCAGCGCACCCGGCTCCCCGCCGCCCTCCTGACCAGCGACCCGCCGGACATCTTCCAGGCGTGGGGCGGTGGCGAGATCCGCGAGCAGGTGGAGGCCGACTACCTCAAGGACATCACCGACCAGGTCAAGACGGAGACCGCCAACATCGGCAGCGCCGCCGAGATCTGGCAGGTGGATGGCAAGCAGTACGGCCTGCCGTACCGGATGGGCATCGAAGGCGTCTGGTACAACAAGGAGATGTTCGCGCGAGCGGGCATCACCGCTCCGCCGACCACGTTCGACGAGTTCAACGACGCGGTCACGAAGCTCAAGGCCATCAATGTCGTCCCGATCGCCCTCGGCGCCGGTGACAAGTGGCCGGCCGCGCACTGGTGGTACAACTTCGCGCTGCGTGCCTGCTCGGTCGACGTCCTGAAGAAGGCCTCCGTCGAGACCGTCTTCGACGACCCCTGCTTCGTCAAGGCAGGCAAGGACCTCAAGACCTTCATCGACACCAAGCCGTTCCAGCCCAACTTCATCGCCACGCCGGGCCAGAACGATCCGACCAGCGCCAACGGCATGCTCGCCAACGGCAAGGCCGCGATGGAGCTGATGGGTGACTGGAACAAGAGCACCCTGGAGACCGTCGCCGAGGACAAGGCGGCCCTTGCCAAGTTCCTCGGCTGGTTCCCCGTACCGGCGATCTCGAATTCGGCGGGTGACCCGAAGGCGGCCCTCGGCGGTGGTGACGGGTTCGCCTGTGCCAAGAACGCCCCGGCCGAGTGCGTCGAGTTCCTCAAGTACATCGTGAGCCCCGAGGTGCAGAAGGCGTACGCCGAGACCGGCGTCGGTCTGCCCGTCGCCAAGGGCGCGGAGGCCGGCGTCGCGGATCCCGCCCTGAAGTCCATCCTGGAGGCGACGTCCAGCGCGACCTACGTACAGCTCTGGTTGGACACGGCCTTCGGTAGCACCGTCGGCAACGCGATGAACGACGCGATCGTCGCCATCTTCGCAGGCGGCGGCAGCCCTGAGAAGGTCGTCGAGGCTATGAAGGCGGCCGCACGAAAGTGACCTCCATCAACCCAACCCTGAATCCCGTCGGCGGCGCGGACGCGCCGCCGACGGGCCTCCGGCCCGCCCCGAGACGGTCGTTCTCCCGCGCGGCCGACAGGCGACGCAAGTGGTACGAGATCATCGGGCTCACGACGCCGGCGGTCATC
The nucleotide sequence above comes from Plantactinospora soyae. Encoded proteins:
- a CDS encoding ABC transporter ATP-binding protein — encoded protein: MTRPLREVPGPPGGGPAHPVETRGLTKRYGELTAVDAIDLTVRAGEVYGFLGPNGAGKTSTLRMLLGLVRPTAGTVRLFGRPPDAPGRPPVGALIEGPAFYPYLSGEQNLRVLARYAGSPPDRIRTVLELVDLTGRAGDRYATYSLGMKQRLGVAAALLPDPRLLILDEPTNGLDPAGMADMRTLIRRLGAAGRTVLLSSHLLGEVQQICDRVGVVARGRLVAESTVAELRGAASLRVLADPLDAAAERARALLGPDRVRVVDGGLDLAVDPDRAAWINAELVGAGVAVRELRPRERDLEQVFFELTGGGDSAVPNGRVEADDVVPTVG
- the ffh gene encoding signal recognition particle protein, translated to MFDTLSDRLSGIFTKLRGKGRLTDADIDATAREIRLALLEADVALPVVKGFIASIKERARGAEVSQALNPAQQVIKIVHEELVGVLGGESRRLQFAKQPPTVIMLAGLQGSGKTTLAGKLAGWLKGQGHQPLLVAADLQRPNAVGQLQVLGGRAGVEVYAPEPGNGVGDPVQVARGSLEHARRAARDIVIVDTAGRLGIDAEMMAQAAAIRDAVNPDEVIFVIDAMVGQDAVRTAEAFRDGVGITGVVLSKLDGDARGGAALSVRQVTGQPILFASTGEKLTDFDVFHPDRMASRILGMGDMLTLIEQAEQAFDADQKEKMTAKLMGGEQFTLEDFLDQLIAVRRMGPIANVLAMMPGMGQMKDQLAEVDDSHFDKVTAIIRSMTPGERTNPKIINGSRRARIATGSGVTVMDVNQLLNRFTEAQKMMKQMGGMMGLPGGRRKATKSPKNKRKGTKGGGRPRVGGGPAGGFPAGMPQLPPGMDPSALPGGQGLPPGFKLPKLDFNKLTKRPNEK
- a CDS encoding ABC transporter permease; this encodes MSFRQLAERAAPAGLDPDPGASAYRRPGGLPEVLAAELYKLVRRPANWLLLTVALVLSLTFTYLVPYAGYVEGTGTAGDGPGAGQVGVEGGGLSGLLPAELVGNSIGGLPIFLGAIMLILGVLTVGGEYGWGTWKTLFTQGPSRLVGYAGKLVALAAATLVAVLAVFATAAVASAVIAGVEGQPMHWPPLAELTVGVGAGWLIATMWACFGALLAVLLRGVALPVGLGLVWLLAVQNLLASLAAPLLDWVAELQKGLPGPNAGSLVAALGAGADTPGVEQVVGGGQAALTLAGYLVGFALVAGAVLHRRDIL
- a CDS encoding response regulator transcription factor; this encodes MTGGGTGAPPTIGVLIADDQDLVRLGLRTLLESEPDLRVVGEAADGLGAVELARRERPDVVLMDVRMPGIDGIEATRRIVADPELTGTRVVVLTTFEIDVYVFDALRHGASGFLIKDTRPVELLRAIRLVAGGEALLSPSVTRRVVREFATRPSRVLRPHPQLDTLTERERQIVGLVGEGLSNAEIAAQLLVSPATARTHVSRAMIKLAARDRAQLVVFAYQSGLVEL
- a CDS encoding Uma2 family endonuclease — translated: MGRACRRGSSCRSSTSTSSPSVRTRSDRSGRGRRSTGTASDSLNACNEPRPDVVALRPDHVTRSPVPVEDAILAVEVISPDSTFRDMYDKARVYAHAGVPTYWVVDPLHERMTLTEMVLGPTGEYEPAAHTDDVFSTERPWKVTVDLPALTARWAGLRGRADR
- a CDS encoding sensor histidine kinase; the encoded protein is MAGADAVADAEPRGGRVMAVPGRGWPAMLADAALAVGLFALTVPVTTVIGEHQPGVVPADGWCYALIALSTLALAVRRRWPLATLAVCTVATSAYLVGGYPYGPMLLSYLIAVYTVAAYLPIRRAAVGGAVSLVAMLAHTVVSIRTSPVGLAGVLPGSAWVVVPFAVGATVRSNREAAARTRIEQTRRLADEERLRVAQEVHDVVGHGLAAINMQAEIALHLLPTRPEQAETALTAISRTSREALDELRVTLSVVRRDAGTDRAPAPGLDQVAALTERLHGTGLPVTLTVTGDRRTLPVAVDLAAYRVVQEALTNVLRHAGAATATVRISYLPAEVTIEVTDTGRGGPGVAGPGAGHGLTGMRERVDSLGGVLEAGPRSGGGFRVLVRLPAEARG